A part of Caldalkalibacillus uzonensis genomic DNA contains:
- a CDS encoding PH domain-containing protein → MRPEPTQRIDKKALTVWRISGSLIAALYWIAVLIYYVLYAYLSLPPQFSWLLAPWLLWILLLTAAVMSIVHIGIVPAVRWKRWRYEVNEYEIDLKHGVLVVKRTLIPMIRVQHVDTKQGPLLRFFGLSSVTINTAGGWHEIPALQDSVADALRDRISVLAREAKEDV, encoded by the coding sequence ATGAGACCGGAACCAACCCAACGGATAGATAAGAAAGCCTTGACCGTATGGCGCATCAGCGGCAGCCTGATTGCCGCCCTGTATTGGATAGCAGTCCTTATCTATTATGTGCTTTATGCCTATCTCAGTCTCCCACCACAGTTTTCCTGGCTCTTAGCACCTTGGTTATTGTGGATATTGCTCTTAACAGCCGCTGTGATGAGCATTGTACATATTGGAATAGTTCCCGCGGTGCGCTGGAAACGCTGGAGGTATGAAGTGAACGAGTATGAAATCGATTTGAAGCATGGCGTGCTGGTGGTCAAGCGGACGCTGATTCCCATGATCAGAGTGCAGCATGTGGACACCAAACAAGGTCCCCTTTTGCGCTTTTTCGGCCTGTCCAGTGTCACCATCAACACCGCCGGGGGCTGGCATGAAATCCCCGCTTTGCAAGACTCAGTGGCCGATGCATTGCGGGACAGAATATCTGTCCTGGCCCGGGAGGCGAAAGAAGATGTCTGA